Proteins co-encoded in one Pararge aegeria chromosome 19, ilParAegt1.1, whole genome shotgun sequence genomic window:
- the LOC120631896 gene encoding bilin-binding protein-like has protein sequence MFGFFLLTLVASAAASKAGCPTNVVATENFDFKTFGTGIWFEAARYKNKMEKNGNCGYAEYTPKGDGMGVKNYDVAFGKKRLIEGSAKLAADAGKTGKMIFSYPYGAGGAITENTLYVLYNDDQSAVLFHCEENEDKTSRQDYAWVFSRSKTLKATSRAAIDKFLNENDFVDGGKLIWNDFSEEACKVKA, from the exons ATGTTCGGATTCTTTCTACTCACCCTCGTGGCTTCGGCCGCCGCCTCAAAAGCCGGTTGTCCCACAAATGTGGTAGCCACTGAAAACTTCGACTTCAAAACT TTCGGAACTGGCATATGGTTTGAGGCCGCAaggtacaaaaacaaaatggaaaagAATGGCAACTGCGGCTACGCTGAGTACACACCAAAAGGTGATGGGATGGGAGTGAAGAACTACGACGTTGCCTTCGGCAAGAAGCGTTTGATTGAGGGATCCGCCAAGTTAGCTGCTGATGCTGGCAAAACCGGAAAAATGATCTTCAGCTATCCTTATGGAG CTGGTGGTGCCATCACAGAGAACACGCTGTATGTGCTCTACAATGACGACCAATCCGCCGTACTCTTCCACTGCGAAGAAAATGAGGACAAGACCTCCCGTCAAG ACTACGCTTGGGTCTTCTCACGCTCCAAGACTCTGAAGGCTACCAGCAGGGCCGCTATTGACAAGTTCCTTAACGAGAACGACTTCGTTGACGGCGGCAAACTGATCTGGAACGATTTCTCCGAAGAAGCCTGCAAGGTCAAGGCCTAA
- the LOC120631897 gene encoding bilin-binding protein-like: MYCLILLAFVASASANVYNVQCPLVKPVENFNLEAYGNGVWYEIAKYSNEAEKGGQCGSTEYHLQGDTFQVRSYHVANGRLASIDGSARLAIPSANEGKLVFTLPYGVGGALNEYTAWVLDTDYENYAIVYHCRYNHEKKTRQDLAWILSRTKTLDAVSKAKIERFISECKFLDSSRFVYTDFSEAACKVQY, from the exons ATGTACTGTTTAATCCTTCTTGCATTCGTAGCGTCGGCTTCTGCCAACGTCTACAACGTACAATGCCCTCTCGTCAAACCTGTGGAGAACTTCAACTTGGAAGCT TACGGAAATGGAGTCTGGTACGAGATAGCGAAGTACTCCAATGAGGCTGAGAAGGGAGGTCAGTGCGGTTCCACGGAATACCATCTCCAGGGTGACACATTCCAAGTGAGAAGCTACCACGTCGCCAATGGCAGGCTGGCATCCATTGACGGAAGTGCCAGGCTCGCAATCCCCAGTGCCAACGAAGGAAAACTGGTGTTCACACTCCCATACGGTG TCGGAGGTGCTCTCAACGAATACACAGCTTGGGTTCTGGATACCGACTATGAGAACTACGCCATTGTCTATCACTGCAGATACAACCACGAGAAGAAAACCCGTCaag ACCTTGCCTGGATTCTCTCAAGGACCAAGACTTTGGACGCCGTGTCAAAGGCAAAgattgaacgcttcataagcgaATGCAAGTTCCTTGACAGCAGCAGATTCGTATACACCGACTTCTCGGAAGCGGCATGCAAAGTGCAGTACTAA